From Trichoplusia ni isolate ovarian cell line Hi5 chromosome 11, tn1, whole genome shotgun sequence, the proteins below share one genomic window:
- the LOC113498942 gene encoding uncharacterized protein LOC113498942 — translation MKPLKIINNLKVTENNNDIDVHFRQALNRGSVNKNDSMGIKLNETLKPSVSSINKTAEAVVTTPKTVTVTEESKVDSINMTTSTESVEINLTPVNGQSESLTIPIDSPDYFLLPPLIDDDWKNFTSINVSIGSDNKTSTNSEQVEHSMANETDSTMKGPYPAALYNNTEIDKLSITTNSYTNGSPLPPPQDDRWKSFSSLDKMLPVLNEFRPLAGLYYDGFLHKPLYQKPGFVPYNRYYY, via the coding sequence ATGAAGCCTTTGAAGATAATTAACAATCTAAAGGTTACAGAAAACAATAATGATATCGATGTGCATTTTAGACAAGCGTTAAATCGAGgaagtgttaataaaaatgattcaaTGGGAATTAAactaaatgaaacactaaaaccTAGTGTTtcttcaataaacaaaacagcaGAAGCTGTAGTAACAACACCTAAAACAGTCACTGTTACTGAAGAATCAAAAGTAGATAGTATAAACATGACTACAAGTACTGAATCTGTAGAAATAAATCTAACACCTGTTAATGGCCAAAGTGAGTCTTTAACAATACCGATAGATTCTCCGGATTATTTCCTTTTACCACCTTTAATAGACGACGACTGGAAAAACTTTACGAGCATCAACGTTTCAATAGGAAGCGACAACAAAACATCGACGAATTCGGAACAAGTTGAACATTCTATGGCAAATGAAACTGACAGTACAATGAAAGGCCCTTATCCCGCTGCCCTATACAACAATACTGAGATTGATAAGTTATCAATTACAACAAATTCGTACACAAATGGATCACCTCTGCCGCCGCCACAGGATGATAGATGGAAGAGCTTCTCTTCATTAGACAAAATGCTACCCGTGTTAAACGAATTTAGACCATTAGCCGGTTTGTATTATGACGGATTTTTGCATAAACCTTTGTATCAGAAGCCGGGGTTTGTTCCTTATAATCGCTACTATTATTAG